GCTCCTGGCCGGGAAGGGAGGAGCCACCAGGAATGGCCTCCTTGGAGAACACATCTTCCAGGCCAAGGCTGTGACTCACCTGGTGACCTTGAGCGGTGATAAGGACTGTGGGAAGCTGAGGACACCACAGGCATCCCCACGGCTGAGATTTTTGAtccaagagctgctggtgcccGAGCTGGAGCAGTTCCTCAAGGAGGACAAGGAGACCAGGCAAGACACCCTTGGAGCTGATGTTCTGGGGCACACGATGGTCTCACCCCACTGGTGGGGTGGTCACCACACGGTGACCTTTGGGCACCAGAGCATGTCAGGAGCTGATCCTGCGCCCTTCTACAAAGGGGTGGTCAGCACCAAACGGAACCAGGAGGTCACCCAGCTGGTGGGAATGGTCCGTGGAATGGTGAGGGAGAACAGGGACAAGTGGGATGGCAGAGGCGGGTGCCAGGAACCATGTTTGATGGGAAGGAAGCACCACGTGGATGGGTCCGAAGCTGAGGGGGAGCGCTCCAGGGTGAGGCTGTGCAGGGTCGTGGTGGGTCGTGGGGTAATTTTCCATGgccttgctctgttttctcatgttttccttgtttttcctgATCTCCTGGTTTTGCAGGAGTCAATCCCAGAGTCACGGGAATATGGAGGTTGGCAGGAGCCTCTGGAGATGGCCCAGGCCACCCTATCCCACGTAGGGTCCCCCATCGAGGAGGGTACCCAGGATATTTCCAGTTGGATTTGggacatctccagggatggagacacCAGCCTCTCCCTGGAGTTGTCCTGACACCCTGGAGAAGCTCCAGGGAAGGTgactgggatggggagaggctgggagagccgggatggttcagcctggagatgaggaGGCTGAAGGATCCCATCCTGCCCTGGTGGAGACCAGGACAAGATGGGGAGGGAACCATGGGACATTCCATGACCTGTCACCCTTCCCATACCACCAGTGTCCGTCAGGGGGTTGGCCCGGGTGGGGACATTTTGTTGTCCTGCCCCAGGTGGGTGAGAGGAGGGGAGACCCACAGCCTGGACCCTCTGGTAGGATCTTCCCATCACAGGGGGTCTCTGCCAGCCTGGATGAGCTCACCTGGACCTGGAAGGAGCTGGCATTGGAGGTGTCAGCGAGCTCCTCCCAGGTCCAGGCGAGCTcacccagcttccctggggtTCCTTTATGTCTTGAGGGacagaagaagactccacaCAGCCCAGAACATCAGCAAAGCACCAGGATCAAAGAGGAGGAAGgaccctctgcagagcagggcagcaatGGGGCAcggggagcagctctgggggctTTGATGGGGGATCTTGTGCCAGGGAATATCCAGccctcccccttcctcctcttccctcttctcttctcttctcttctcccctctctcctccctctcctgctctAATTTCCTCTCTGCAAAATAAGCAAAGAATAGAAAACAGTCTCAATAATCAGACTCATGTGACAAGTTGACaggaaaatggctttaaaaacctcactggaattaaaataaaggaattgcCTTCCATAcacctgcaggcaggagagagaacaGCTCTTCATTGGGAAGTACCgacctgagaggaggttggagccaggggggtcgggctctgctccccaggaacaagggatgggacaagaggaaccggcctcaagttgtgccaggggaggctgaggttggatctggggaacaattccctcctggcaagggttgtcagggcctggcccaggctgcccagggcaggggggagtccccatccctggaggggtttccaagccctggagatggtgctgagggacatggggcaggggtggcctgggcagggctgggggaatgggtGGGCTGGAGGATCCCAAAGACCTTTGGTACCACAGCAAGACCCCCCCGGTTGTGGGTGGAGACCCCAAGCAACGCTGTGGGTTTCTTCTGGAGGTGGAGCCGTCGGGGGGTTCAGCACCATCGGTGGGGCCGGAGCCTCCCTGCCCGTCCCCgggagccctgcctgccttcccagcCACCGCGTCCCcggctccctcagctgctcctgctcagactggtgctccagccccttccccagctcccttgcccttccctggacacgctccagcccctccatgtccttcttgtcctgaggggcccagacctgaccccgggattccaggtgccccctccccagtgcccagcacagggggatgatccctgccctgctcccgGGG
This Apus apus isolate bApuApu2 chromosome 2, bApuApu2.pri.cur, whole genome shotgun sequence DNA region includes the following protein-coding sequences:
- the LOC127381159 gene encoding uncharacterized protein LOC127381159, with protein sequence MRLLAGKGGATRNGLLGEHIFQAKAVTHLVTLSGDKDCGKLRTPQASPRLRFLIQELLVPELEQFLKEDKETRQDTLGADVLGHTMVSPHWWGGHHTVTFGHQSMSGADPAPFYKGVVSTKRNQEVTQLVGMVRGMVRENRDKWDGRGGCQEPCLMGRKHHVDGSEAEGERSRESIPESREYGGWQEPLEMAQATLSHVGSPIEEGTQDISSWIWDISRDGDTSLSLELS